In the Malaclemys terrapin pileata isolate rMalTer1 chromosome 3, rMalTer1.hap1, whole genome shotgun sequence genome, actggacaaagtattccagcagtggttgcatcaGAGcctaatacagaggtaaaataacctctctactcctactcaagattctcctgtttatacatcctaggatcgcattagctcttttggcttcAGCATCACAgcgggagctcatattcagctgattattcacaaCGACCCCCAaagctttttcagagtcaccgcttcccaggatacagtcccccatcctgaaagtataacttacattctttgttcctgtatgtatacatttagccatcttaaaatgcatattgtttgtttgcgcTCAGCTTACCAAACGATTTCAATTGCTTTGAGTCTCTTCATTattctgttctcttcattatttaccactcccccaatttttgtgtcatcttcaaactttattagtaattattttatgttttcttccagtattgataaaatgttaaatagtgtagggccaagaacagatttttgcaggaccccactgtgaaCAGACCTGTTCAATGACAATTCCCcagttacaattacattttgacacctatcatagaatcatagaatattagagttggaagagacctcaggaggtcatctagttcaaccccctgctcaaagcaggcagacaccaactaaatcatcccagccaggtttTTGTCAAGACGggtcttaaaaacttctaaggatggagattccaccatctcccttggtaacccattccagtgcttcaccaccctcctagtgaaagtgtttcctaatatcaaacctagacctccccccactgcaatttgagaccgttgcttcttgttctgtcatctgccaccactgagaacagcctagctccatcctctttggaaccccccttcaggtagttgaaggctgctatcaaatccccccctcactcttctcttctgcagactaaataaccccagttccctcagcctctcctcgtaagtcatgtgccctagccccctaataattttcattgccctccgctggactctctccaatttgtccacatcctttctgtagtggggggaccaaaactgggcacaatactccaggtgtggcctcaccagtgccgaatagaggggaataatcacttccctcgttctgctggcaatgctcctactaatacagcccaatatgccgttggccttcttggtaacaagggcacactgttgacgaGTATCCAACTTCtcataatccccaggtccttttctgcagaactgcttcttaACCAGTCGGTCCCtaacctgtagcagtgcatgggattctttcctcctaagtgcaggactctgcacttgtccttgttgaacctcatcagatttcttttggcccaatcctccaatttgtctaggtcactctggaccctatccctaccctccagagtatctatctttccccgcagcttagtgtcatctgcgaacttgttgagggtgcaatccatcccatcatccagattattaataaagatcTTGAataaaatcggccccaggacccacccctggggcactctacttgatactggctgccaactagacatcgagccattgatcactgcaTGTTAAGTCTGACagtttagccagctttctatccaccttatagtccattcatccaatccatatttctttaacttgctggcaagaatactgtgggagaccgtatcaaaagctttgctaaagtcaagatatatcacatccaccactttccccatatccacagagccagttatctcatcacagaaggcaatcaggttggtcaggcatgacttgcccttggtgaatccatattgactgttcctgatcaccttcctctcctccaggtgcTTCAAAATCGATTcactgaggacctgctccatgattttgctggggactgaagtgaggctgaccagtctgtagttccccgggttctctttttaaaatatggacactatatttgcctttttccaatcatccgggacctaaCGCGatcgccacaaattttcaaagataatggcccatggctctgcaatcacatcagccaactccctcagcacccttggatgcattagatctggacccatggacttgtgcatgtccagcttttctaaatagtcccgtcagttagccagcttttaatccattcaatgtgtgccatgttaattttatatcattctagttttttaataaaaatgtcatgtgACACCAGGACAAACACCTTACAGAATTCTACGTATATTGcaccatgttgatttgcattaattacattaactTCCTTTAATTCATTATAATTGGGTCtggtatcagccactccattatcttgtccaGAATCACTGTCAGGCGTACAGCCTATAAGTACCCAGATCATCCCActtgccctttttaaaaactgtacaaTGTTAgtttttttccagtcttttggaacttccccagtgctccaagacttattgaaaatcagcattaatggtccaacaagctcctcagccagttcttttaaaactcttggatgcaagccatcgggacctgctgatttaaaaatctctaactttagtagcttctgtttaacatcctccagagatactagtggagtGGAAAGAGTGTTATCTTCTGTCTTTTCTCTGCCACTAGTCAAATGAACATTCAGATGTTCCTCATTTGCCAGTCTGTAACTTCCAAAATACATCCCACCAGCTCTTGAAAATGGTAAAAGAAGCTAGTGCTCTGCAAGCCGTTTGCCACAAACCAAAGGTGATGTTTTGAAGCCTCTAGCCTCACTGGTTTTGAGCTATGAAATGACAAAAATTGTCAGGAGAATTTGAAAATCTGTGGAAATGCCTCCTGTTCCAATCTCTGTATTTCAGAATTGGCTGGGCCAATTCATCTCTGATTTGGTCAAAAACCTCTCTTCTGCCCAACTAACCTCACAAACCATTCTGGAATCAGGAGCAGAAAGGAGTAAAAATAATCCAAGTACTATCTTTCTGTATTATCATCTTGTAGAAAACCTTACAGaaatatttgcatgtgcaaaatgcTAGGCACACATGAAGTCTTTAAAATTTATGCCTGTGCAGAAAAAAGTCTtacagtttatttttttccttctgaagacCAGTTCTCCTCAAGTCACATCAATTTCAAAGAATTTTAGCAGTCAGAAAACAGATCCTATAATGTGTATGTATAATCCATTTAAATGCacttaaaaagagcaaataatgTTTGTCATTTCACAGGCATAGTGACTGGATACAAGGTGATTTGAGGTTAGGTAGTAAAACGTGTATCTACATCTTGGAACAAATTGCCAGATAATCCCTCAGCTTGTTTGATTATGTTCCATGCCATTGAACCACATGGAATAACATTTCATGTTTTTAGCAGCAAGCATAAGTGGGAGTACTCTTGTGCTGCCAGTGCTATCTGACTTCTGTACTATCTCACAGGAACACAAGCCTTATCATGTTTCATTGCTTAACTGATACTGAAAATTGTACTGAGGAACAACTAAATTGCTGACTCCATTTAGTATCTGTCAGGCTGCTTCGCCACAAAGGCTTCTGTTGCTTCCTTATTCCTGTTTCAGACTCTTCTCATTTCCCAAAGGATGTAGTCTAATAAGATGATAAAGTTTTCCACCCCCTCTTTGTGGGTACCAGGAAAGAGAGCATAGTAAATATGTAACTATTTTGCAAACCCAAGTGATCTGAACAATATTTATGTACCTTGCCTTGGCAGCACAAAAGCATTTACCACATCCTCTTTCTAGGCTAGCTTTAATGTCACAGTTCACAAACTTTCTCCCTCTACCTTGTCTGAATTCTGCAGAATGTTTAGTAGTTTTTGTACTAACATGTTTTTGCAAAAAATATGACAGAATCTCAAATGCTATGGGTGAGATCCCACTAGAGAGAATTAATCTCTACCTATTGGACAGATTAGGAGCTGATCCTGCAGGGAGAACCCTACATTTAAGCCATGCTCAAAATGAAGCTTAGGTTGAGATTTAAGTTAACAATAAATGTAAACCCCAGGAAGAGGATGAGATTTTGTTGAGAGAATGGAGTGCATGCCTAACGTGCAGTCTAACAGATCTCTTTACAGATATTAAGCCAACTCATCCCATCCTACATTAGATCGCCACTTTAAAACACCTGGAGTGAATTGATGTTAATACCTGCTGTATCTCACTCTCTATAAATGAGGCCTGATTCCTTTCTTCCTTATGCATTTATAAATAGTGTCATATTTGATAGCAGCCCTGAAGACAGAGTGACATCAGCAGAGCTGTAACTAGCTATTTTTGCGCccaaggcaagaatataaaatcgcgtcccccccgccccctcttggCTCCTCCGGGCATGCCGTGGAcatgctgcaccccccccacgttcctccggccgtgcccccccttggctcctccagccgcacCGTGCCGTGCCCTcccttggctcctccggccgcgtccccccttggctcctccaggcACGCCACCCCACCAcccttggctcctccggccacgttGCGGCCATCCTGAGTCCCCCTCCCTTGGCTCCTCTGGCAgcgctgcggccatgctgcgccTCCCCCTTGCTGCTCCGGCTGCGTTGcttcccccttggctcctccggccatgccgtgccctcccccccgctcctccggctgcaACGTACCCCCCCCCCGTGCCTCTCTCCTCCGGCTGCGCTgtgccccccctgctcctccagccgaaTCCCCCCCTCGCGCCTTGCTCCTCCGGCTGCACTGCGGCAGCGCCTGCCCccctcgctttttttttttttgcttggggcggcggcaaaaaagttagacccGGCCCtgcactccccgccccagctcacctgtgctccgcctctgcctccctgggcctgagcgtgCCGCCATTTGTTTCTCCGtgctcccaggcttcctgcgtgaacagctgattcgcaggaAGCGGGGGCTTGGAGAAGcaggggcggagcattcaggggaggaggcggagacaGAGACGGAGAGGAGGTGATtgcgcccctcccctttgtgcgcccgaggcaagtgcctcactcgcctcgcccttgttacggcactggacatcagggatgaatttggcttcaAGTAACAGGTACCTCAGAAATGTATATAgtaaaatactactactaatataaATACTTTGATGTAAAAGTGACATTTTGCCCATCCTTAGGCTGTATGAACTGCTCAATTTTGGAGCTATCATAAGATGAATTCATGAGATCGCTATCTCgtctttttttgccacagcatctcTGTAATATTTGTACACCTGATATATTTTGCCCTGTCCAATCTTATAAACAAACAAAGAGCCTTTTGTTTGCAATGTCTTAATTCCAACAGCCAAATCAGACAAGTCATAAACAGAAGCCCTGTGCTAGCTAGCTCTGATTTTTCTTCAATTTTCTATTCTTCTGCATCTTAAAGAGTCTCTTACTTACTTGACTTGCGTAAAAATAATCAAGGTGATTTATTAATAGTTAATTGTCATGCTTTACCTCCAGTATTTCTTTTTAGGTTGAAAGGAAATGGCAGCCAGGTGTATGCTAGACGAATCGAAGATCTGTGGGAACTACATAGCAAATATGACATCGTTGTCAACTGTTCAGGCATTGGATCCAGAGAACTCATGGGTGACTTGGAGATATACCCTGTCAGAGGTCAAGTACTCAAGGTCGATGCTCCTTGGGTGAATCACTTCATCCGGGATGGGGATGGTTTAACCTACATCTATCCAGGAATACACAATGTAACATTAGGTGGGACAAGGCAAAAGGACAACTGGAGCTTGTCCCCAGATCCTAGAAGTAGCAAAGACATATTTGACAGATGTTGTGCTCTTGAACCCTCACTTCAAAGAGCCCAGGACATAAAGGTGAGGGTGGGTCTGAGGCCATCCAGGTTAGCTGTGAGACTGCAGAAAGAGATACTGGTCCATGATGGGAAAAAACTGCCCGTGGTCCACAACTACGGACATGGTTCGGGTGGCTTTTCAGTGCACAGGGGCACTGCTAAAGAGGCTGCTCGACTGGTGGGAGAATGCATTGCTGCTCTGGAAGGCTCCTCTTTGAAGGCAAAGTTATAATCATTGGGGCCTCCTTTTCAGTTATTGGTAGGCTATTATAAATCTACTAGTAATACCTTTGGAATGTTATTCTATAAGCAATGGAAGAAACTGCGTGCAACATTCTGAACTGTAGCTAAGtgcttgttttgtgaaaagtgtttgcccacaggtgatagggtgtttttgtcctttatcatttttctgtgtgagttcatttgagagcataatgtttgtctagtttcacccacatagctgttgtttaggcatttgatgcactgggtgAGGTGCAATACAGGTAAGACCcaaggatcttgaaaggtgtgctgTGGGAGGTATAGATCAATAGAGACAGTAGTTTTATGTCTGTTTACAACAATGTGTAATTTGTCCTATGACTGTGGAAGTGTTAATGGGCCATTTcattttgaatggtcccttacaacaTGCATTAACTCCtgtgcttaacaatctgttctaccCTGCATTTAGATGTGAAACTCTGATTACCTTTTACAGACCTGAATAAAGCctctctgtgtagcttgaaaacttgtctctgtctcttccaccaacagaagttggtccaataaaagatatcttctcacccaccttgtctctctcatattctgggaccaacagggctataACAACATTGCAAAACAACAATGGGTGATTTTATATGGTCAGCTGAAAGATACATTCTCTGATAGATCCTATCCAGAGGTTGGCCAAAGCACAACAACCCTTCACTATGCCATATACATAATGAAAGACACCAACTGATAAATTTGCTGTTCCAAACTCTCTTCCTTTTCATTGTCTTCTCTGTTAACATTTTTTATTGCAAAACATCCTTCCTCTTACAAGCATGTAACTGCAGTCTGTGATAGTCACTGCAGTTGGATTCAGACATGCAGGTACCCAGCATGAGCAGAACAGAAAATCCCTAAGGACAAGTATTTTATAAAAAACCCTATAGCTGTGATTATTTCTATCTAATATACTTAGGATTAATACTTTGCCCATCACTGGGTAGCTGGTACTATGTTAAGTAACAGGGTTTCTGTACTGTAAACGGCAGTAGGACATTGTACATCAGCAGGATCTAGATTTTGATATtggaaataaaacatattgttcaGTGGGTTTGAATTACATTTGCAAATGGCTGTTTCCTCTTTGGAGCTGAAACCTGCATGCACAAAAATGTTCTCATGAAAAGTGCCAGACTGACCAGCCTCAACCTAGATAGTCCTCTCTTTACCTTTATAGAATACTTCAGCAAGGGCAGCAAGCAGTACAATGGACTCGGCATCGCTTTAAATCTGTGAAGTGAGATTAGATAACTTCCTAATTATGATATGCTCGAATCCAGTTTGTGGGAGAAATTCCACAGCCTGTGTGTGCACAGGGATTCAGGCTAGATGGTTGTGGAGGTCCCTTTGTAGAATCACATGGAACTTTCCAGACTTTGAGGATTATATTTTCCTCTAACCTcatagaatgttgtcagccatgccccCACAGATATATAAGGGGTGGGGCATCGCCAGTCTGTCAGTGAGATATAAAAACAAACTGAAGTGAgagccataggtgccaactccgtgggtgctccagtgcTGGAGCAACCATGGGGGAAaagtggtgggtgctgagcaccagcccccctatcagctcctcccactcactcccagcacctcctgcctgccagtgGCCCCATGGATCAGTGCCTCCGcttcctccccgcacctcccgcatTCTGCAGATCAGTTGTTtaacggcatgcaggaggcgctggagggagtgggggcagaaagaggggagaggggatgggaagaggcagggtaggggtttgggggaaggggtggtatgGGGGTGGGACTTGGGGCAggtcaggggcaggaagaggcatggCAGGGGTGCGGGCTTATGGgaagtggagtgggggtagggtctgggatggagtggggggtcgagcacccccagGAATGCAGGAACTTGGCACCTGTGCTGAAAGCCTAGCTGTGATATTGTGaatcttgttttattgtgtaattttgAAAGTGTACTTgtattttaagacttgaagagtgtaagtagcgACTAATTTAataaaaggacatatttaatgagacaccAGAAATATCTATCAAACCCCTATCAACATAACACAAAAGAAATACGGTTACTTCTTTtgctatgtatcagaggggtagccatgttggtctgtatccacagaaacaacaaggagtccagtggcaccttaaagactaacagatttatttggggatggtggggcagaaagagagtccccgagataggacagactgtTCCGccgggctaagtgtgtggttggatagattaacaatattgttgggtgagctaagggtaccactgttgtagcctcCTGTGGCTATGCTATGCATAACacgtaatgtttgatgactttctaagactgcgGAACATAATCGTGCtccctaatactgtctgttttccccTGTAGAATATAAAAGAAGCCCCCGAAGAAGTcttcaggagctcagtataggaagcAAAAAGCTCAATTGCAGTCCAGTTTGCTGCAAggggcaaatttgatgggaaaatacCTAAAACAGAACAACATAGACAGGGCTTTAGGCAGTAGCCATcgtcccagtgcagaagaaatcTGAGGAGTAAAGTGCAAATTATAATGATGGAAGTCCTATTACTAAGAAATTAGCAGCTTCAGTTCCCAGGGCAAAGGGCATCAGCTGGCAACACTGGGGCATATAGGTGCCTGTTGcagtgcgggactcacccctgcggcacctcctgctggtcgtcttagGGAATAGTgtttccagcctccagagcaccctctgcaggatGGTGTCCTGCTGCCACTGGCCCCCGTGCCCCTCCCAGGACCTGgtgccccttgtctttggggtactgccccctggcaatacccccacagtctcagggtctccccacccaggggaacccccaaccctctatccccaccttgcctcagtcatgggctactgccagtcaccatctagcccccgctcactggggcagactgcagtgtaaaagccgctcatcataggcaagggggggttggacctgctgcctctgcctacccgtgggctgccACTACACCTAATTGGCCTTtcactaggccgcagcctggagggtttccaggccggagctccccagcttctttggccttcccccagccctgcttcaccccaggtaccttctctcag is a window encoding:
- the DDO gene encoding D-aspartate oxidase isoform X2, whose protein sequence is MAKRKIAVVGAGLIGLSTAVYISESISKCSVTVISDKFTPNTTSDVAAGMLIPHTYQGIPIHQQKQWFRETFDYLFEINNSSEASDAGINLVSGWQIFKTIPDKVLPFWSDVVLGFRSMTEEELKKFPQHRFGQAFTTLKCDCPSYLLWLEKRLKGNGSQVYARRIEDLWELHSKYDIVVNCSGIGSRELMGDLEIYPVRGQVLKVDAPWVNHFIRDGDGLTYIYPGIHNVTLGGTRQKDNWSLSPDPRSSKDIFDRCCALEPSLQRAQDIKVRVGLRPSRLAVRLQKEILVHDGKKLPVVHNYGHGSGGFSVHRGTAKEAARLVGECIAALEGSSLKAKL
- the DDO gene encoding D-aspartate oxidase isoform X1, translated to MAASEAGGHSGEHMAKRKIAVVGAGLIGLSTAVYISESISKCSVTVISDKFTPNTTSDVAAGMLIPHTYQGIPIHQQKQWFRETFDYLFEINNSSEASDAGINLVSGWQIFKTIPDKVLPFWSDVVLGFRSMTEEELKKFPQHRFGQAFTTLKCDCPSYLLWLEKRLKGNGSQVYARRIEDLWELHSKYDIVVNCSGIGSRELMGDLEIYPVRGQVLKVDAPWVNHFIRDGDGLTYIYPGIHNVTLGGTRQKDNWSLSPDPRSSKDIFDRCCALEPSLQRAQDIKVRVGLRPSRLAVRLQKEILVHDGKKLPVVHNYGHGSGGFSVHRGTAKEAARLVGECIAALEGSSLKAKL
- the DDO gene encoding D-aspartate oxidase isoform X3; translated protein: MTEEELKKFPQHRFGQAFTTLKCDCPSYLLWLEKRLKGNGSQVYARRIEDLWELHSKYDIVVNCSGIGSRELMGDLEIYPVRGQVLKVDAPWVNHFIRDGDGLTYIYPGIHNVTLGGTRQKDNWSLSPDPRSSKDIFDRCCALEPSLQRAQDIKVRVGLRPSRLAVRLQKEILVHDGKKLPVVHNYGHGSGGFSVHRGTAKEAARLVGECIAALEGSSLKAKL